In the Bacillus shivajii genome, one interval contains:
- a CDS encoding pyrimidine-nucleoside phosphorylase, which yields MRMVDLIEKKRNGFSHTKEEIDFIIEGYSNGEIPEYQMSAWAMAIFFQDMNEEERADLTNAMVQSGDVIDLSDIEGVKVDKHSTGGVGDTTTLVLAPLVASVGVPVAKMSGRGLGHTGGTIDKLESIPGFNVEITNQQFIDLVNKNKAAVIGQTQNLTPADKKLYGLRDVTATVNSIPLIASSIMSKKIASGADAIVLDVKTGAGAFMKELDESKELAKAMVKIGNDLGRKTSAVISDMSQPLGFAIGNALEVKEAVETLQGNGPKDLTDLCLELGSHMVVLAGKADTLDEAKQMLEEVIQNGKALEHFKVFAESQGGDASVIEDVEKLPKASNIVEVTAETDGYVSGIVADQIGTAAMMLGAGRATKTSEIDLAVGLELRKKIGDKVSKGDSLATIHANTDQIDDIKSKILQSFTISEDSVEAQPLIYDVIS from the coding sequence ATGAGAATGGTCGACTTAATCGAGAAAAAACGTAATGGTTTTTCTCATACAAAGGAAGAAATTGATTTCATTATTGAAGGTTATTCAAATGGTGAAATCCCAGAATATCAAATGAGTGCTTGGGCGATGGCTATATTCTTCCAAGACATGAATGAAGAAGAACGTGCCGACTTAACGAATGCAATGGTTCAATCAGGTGATGTCATAGACCTTTCTGACATTGAAGGTGTGAAGGTTGATAAACATAGTACTGGTGGTGTCGGTGATACAACGACTCTCGTTTTAGCTCCGCTTGTTGCAAGCGTCGGTGTACCTGTAGCAAAAATGAGTGGTCGTGGTCTTGGCCATACAGGAGGAACGATTGATAAATTAGAATCAATTCCTGGCTTTAACGTTGAAATTACGAATCAGCAATTTATTGATTTAGTGAATAAAAATAAAGCAGCTGTCATTGGCCAAACGCAAAACTTAACTCCAGCTGATAAAAAGCTTTACGGTTTAAGGGACGTTACAGCAACAGTGAATTCCATTCCGCTAATTGCAAGCTCAATTATGAGTAAAAAAATTGCCTCAGGTGCTGACGCAATCGTATTGGATGTAAAAACAGGTGCCGGTGCGTTCATGAAAGAGTTAGATGAATCGAAAGAGTTAGCAAAAGCGATGGTGAAGATCGGAAACGACTTAGGTAGAAAAACCTCTGCGGTTATTTCAGATATGAGCCAGCCACTTGGTTTTGCAATTGGTAATGCATTAGAAGTGAAAGAAGCTGTTGAAACATTACAAGGGAACGGGCCAAAAGATTTAACCGATTTATGTTTAGAACTAGGTAGTCACATGGTCGTTCTAGCAGGAAAAGCCGATACACTTGATGAAGCAAAGCAAATGTTAGAAGAAGTGATTCAAAATGGAAAGGCGTTAGAGCACTTTAAAGTTTTTGCTGAATCTCAAGGTGGTGACGCTTCAGTCATTGAGGATGTAGAGAAGCTTCCAAAAGCATCCAATATTGTTGAAGTAACAGCTGAAACGGATGGATATGTTTCAGGAATTGTTGCAGACCAGATTGGTACAGCAGCGATGATGCTTGGAGCAGGACGAGCGACTAAAACTTCAGAAATTGATTTAGCAGTTGGTCTTGAACTTCGTAAAAAGATTGGAGATAAAGTTTCAAAAGGTGATTCATTAGCGACGATTCATGCCAACACAGACCAAATTGACGATATAAAATCGAAAATTTTACAATCATTTACGATATCTGAGGATAGTGTAGAAGCACAACCACTTATTTACGATGTGATCTCTTAA
- a CDS encoding D-alanyl-D-alanine carboxypeptidase family protein, with the protein MFGSVTTVFAEEGTVELANEATSAILMERDTGTVLYEKNSNEQLPPASMTKIMTMILIMEAIEDGKIKWDDTVRTSERAASMGGSQIFLEPGEEMTVEEMLKGIAIASGNDASVAMAEHLAGSEEQFVSMMNDKAKELGLKDTHFVNSNGLPAENLYSSAYDLAVMAQELLKYEDITKYTSLYEDYLREDTDDKFWLVNTNKLVKFYPGVDGLKTGYTSEAKYCLTASANKNDMRMIAVVMGAPSPKERNRQITEMFDYAYSQYELQRRYERGDLLGEVKISKGSDSTVQVLADRNVSLLMKKGENVEGITERLELEEPIAAPVDKGQVAGKLYVEKDGDVLSEVDVIVAEDVSEASLWKLFKRTTSILVGN; encoded by the coding sequence ATGTTTGGTAGCGTGACGACAGTCTTTGCAGAAGAGGGAACAGTAGAGCTGGCAAATGAGGCAACATCAGCGATTTTAATGGAAAGAGATACGGGGACTGTTCTTTATGAAAAGAACAGTAATGAGCAGCTTCCTCCTGCTAGTATGACGAAAATAATGACAATGATTTTAATAATGGAAGCGATTGAAGATGGGAAGATCAAGTGGGACGATACAGTCCGTACGAGTGAAAGAGCAGCATCTATGGGTGGCTCGCAAATCTTTTTAGAACCAGGCGAAGAAATGACGGTTGAAGAGATGTTAAAAGGAATTGCGATTGCTTCAGGAAACGATGCATCAGTAGCAATGGCTGAGCATTTAGCAGGCTCTGAAGAACAGTTTGTTTCCATGATGAATGATAAAGCGAAAGAGCTTGGTTTAAAAGATACACATTTTGTTAACTCAAATGGACTACCAGCAGAAAACCTGTACTCATCTGCCTATGACTTAGCTGTCATGGCTCAAGAGTTGTTGAAATACGAAGATATAACAAAATATACGAGTCTATATGAAGACTATTTAAGAGAAGATACAGATGATAAATTTTGGTTAGTAAACACAAATAAGTTAGTAAAATTTTATCCTGGTGTTGATGGGTTAAAAACAGGTTATACGAGTGAGGCGAAGTATTGTTTAACGGCGAGTGCAAATAAGAACGATATGCGTATGATTGCCGTTGTTATGGGAGCACCATCACCAAAAGAACGAAACCGTCAAATCACTGAAATGTTTGATTATGCCTATAGTCAATATGAACTGCAAAGACGTTACGAACGTGGTGATTTGTTAGGGGAAGTAAAAATAAGTAAAGGTTCCGATTCTACAGTACAAGTACTTGCAGATCGAAATGTTTCGTTACTTATGAAAAAAGGTGAAAATGTTGAAGGGATTACAGAGCGTCTTGAGTTAGAAGAGCCAATTGCTGCTCCTGTAGATAAGGGGCAAGTAGCTGGAAAACTTTACGTTGAAAAAGATGGTGATGTATTGTCTGAAGTAGATGTGATCGTCGCTGAAGATGTATCAGAAGCTTCTTTATGGAAGTTATTTAAGCGTACAACGTCAATCCTTGTCGGAAATTAA
- the spoIIAA gene encoding anti-sigma F factor antagonist has protein sequence MSLLIDLEQRENVLCVRLEGELDHHTAMELREKVDLALEEQHLRHVLLNLEQLTFMDSSGLGVVLGRYKLVKEQGGEMVVCSISPQVKRLFDLSGMFKIIRLESNEMDALMKLGVAS, from the coding sequence ATGAGTCTACTCATTGATCTTGAACAACGAGAAAATGTATTGTGTGTTAGGTTAGAAGGTGAATTAGACCACCACACAGCAATGGAATTACGTGAAAAAGTTGACCTTGCTTTAGAGGAACAACATTTACGTCACGTTTTGCTGAATTTGGAACAGTTGACGTTTATGGATAGTTCAGGGTTAGGTGTTGTATTAGGGCGTTATAAACTTGTTAAGGAACAAGGTGGAGAAATGGTTGTTTGTTCAATTTCCCCTCAAGTGAAGCGTTTATTTGATTTGTCGGGAATGTTTAAAATCATTCGTCTTGAATCGAATGAAATGGATGCACTAATGAAATTGGGGGTGGCGTCATGA
- the spoIIAB gene encoding anti-sigma F factor: protein MRNKMELSFSALSENESFARVTVGAFVAQLDPTMDELTELKTVVSEAVTNAIIHGYHEDTEGMVYLEVELEEDVVRLRIVDKGVGIHNVDEAKQPLYTSKPELERSGMGFTIMENFMDEINIESEPMIGTTVTLVKRLSKQRALCN, encoded by the coding sequence ATGAGAAATAAAATGGAACTATCATTTTCAGCGCTTAGTGAAAATGAATCGTTTGCCCGTGTAACGGTTGGGGCTTTTGTGGCGCAACTCGACCCGACAATGGACGAGCTGACAGAGTTAAAAACAGTTGTCAGTGAAGCAGTAACAAATGCAATTATTCATGGCTACCACGAGGATACCGAAGGGATGGTTTACTTAGAAGTGGAGCTTGAAGAAGATGTCGTTCGTTTGAGAATTGTAGATAAGGGTGTAGGAATCCACAATGTCGATGAGGCAAAACAACCATTGTATACATCGAAGCCTGAATTAGAAAGAAGTGGAATGGGCTTTACAATTATGGAGAATTTTATGGATGAGATAAACATCGAATCAGAACCGATGATAGGTACGACAGTAACACTAGTAAAGCGACTATCTAAGCAACGAGCTCTTTGTAATTGA
- the sigF gene encoding RNA polymerase sporulation sigma factor SigF translates to MDVGVQQSKETYLNDKEVKRLIKAAQEGDQEARDRIVNVNTRLVWSVVQRFLNRGYEADDLFQIGCIGLIKSVDKFDLSYDVKFSTYAVPMIIGEIQRFLRDDGTVKVSRSIKESANKIRKLKDELSKTLGRVPTINEIAEKLDMTPEEVVFAQEASRQLTSIHETVYENDGDPITLLDQISDDEDKKWFDKLALRDEIDRLDEREKLIVYMRYYKDQTQSQVAERLGISQVQVSRLEKKILHQLKEQLG, encoded by the coding sequence ATGGACGTAGGAGTACAACAATCCAAAGAAACGTACCTTAATGACAAAGAAGTAAAAAGGCTAATTAAAGCAGCCCAAGAAGGAGATCAAGAGGCACGAGACCGTATTGTCAATGTAAATACTCGACTTGTATGGTCAGTCGTCCAAAGATTTCTTAATAGAGGGTATGAAGCAGATGATTTATTTCAAATCGGTTGTATCGGTCTGATTAAGTCTGTTGATAAATTTGATCTAAGTTACGATGTGAAATTTTCAACGTATGCAGTCCCTATGATCATTGGCGAAATACAGCGCTTTTTAAGAGATGATGGGACAGTGAAAGTTAGTCGTTCAATTAAAGAAAGTGCAAATAAAATTCGCAAATTAAAAGATGAATTATCGAAGACGCTAGGGCGTGTGCCGACCATTAATGAGATTGCTGAAAAACTAGATATGACTCCTGAAGAGGTCGTGTTTGCTCAAGAAGCAAGCCGACAATTAACTTCCATCCATGAAACTGTCTATGAAAACGATGGCGATCCAATTACATTACTTGATCAAATTTCAGATGACGAGGATAAGAAATGGTTTGACAAACTTGCGTTAAGAGACGAAATTGACCGTTTAGACGAACGGGAAAAATTAATCGTCTACATGAGGTATTACAAAGACCAAACACAGTCACAAGTGGCAGAACGGCTTGGAATATCACAAGTGCAAGTGTCGCGTCTTGAAAAGAAAATATTACATCAGTTAAAAGAACAGCTCGGTTAA
- a CDS encoding stage V sporulation protein AA: MEKKVYLRLKSRHWQKRGQMVYIKDIAQLITEGVSFYKLSQLPVTLLRAEDKTVKVIDVMNVVKVIQKEIPEADIQVIGPTQTILLLKEEKKPIKPLLFVLVWLLLFIGAGLAVMNFHEDVSMQEVHIKLHERIVGERVEHPLWLQIPYSIGLGLGMILFFNHIFKKKFNEEPSPMELEMFNYEENIDRYVSVYENPAWGDKKDE, from the coding sequence ATGGAAAAAAAAGTATACCTTCGATTGAAAAGTCGTCATTGGCAAAAGCGGGGTCAGATGGTTTATATCAAGGATATCGCTCAATTGATAACGGAAGGAGTATCTTTCTATAAGCTTTCCCAGCTTCCGGTTACACTGTTGCGTGCTGAAGATAAAACTGTAAAGGTCATTGATGTAATGAATGTTGTAAAAGTGATTCAAAAGGAAATCCCTGAAGCTGATATACAAGTGATTGGACCAACCCAGACAATTCTTCTATTAAAAGAAGAGAAGAAGCCGATAAAACCGTTATTATTTGTACTCGTATGGCTTTTGTTATTTATTGGAGCTGGCCTTGCGGTCATGAATTTTCATGAGGATGTAAGTATGCAAGAGGTGCATATTAAATTACATGAAAGAATTGTAGGAGAGCGTGTTGAACATCCTTTATGGCTACAAATCCCTTACTCGATCGGTTTAGGACTAGGGATGATCTTATTTTTTAACCATATTTTTAAGAAGAAGTTTAATGAAGAACCTAGTCCGATGGAACTGGAAATGTTTAATTATGAAGAGAATATCGATCGATATGTATCGGTGTATGAAAACCCTGCATGGGGAGACAAGAAAGATGAATAG
- a CDS encoding stage V sporulation protein AB yields the protein MNSQMTSIIIGLAGGLAVGSGLVAFLTVLGIIPRLSHLTRTTKNLRAYEWAIILGSQVGIWFSLGDPMLSFPKFTLAIVGLACGLFIGMLAAALTEVLNVFPILAKRIGMKQKISWLILAIVFGKIFGSLYHWLVFVK from the coding sequence ATGAATAGTCAAATGACGTCGATCATTATCGGGTTAGCTGGTGGTCTTGCGGTTGGAAGTGGACTTGTTGCTTTTTTGACTGTATTAGGCATTATCCCAAGGCTTTCTCACTTAACAAGAACGACAAAGAATTTACGTGCGTATGAATGGGCAATTATTTTAGGTTCACAAGTAGGAATATGGTTTAGTCTCGGTGACCCGATGCTTTCTTTTCCGAAGTTTACTCTAGCGATTGTTGGACTAGCATGTGGTTTATTTATCGGTATGTTAGCGGCAGCGTTAACAGAAGTGTTAAATGTTTTTCCGATCCTAGCAAAACGGATAGGAATGAAACAAAAAATATCATGGCTTATTCTTGCGATTGTTTTTGGCAAAATTTTTGGTTCCCTTTATCATTGGCTCGTATTCGTCAAATAA
- a CDS encoding stage V sporulation protein AE — protein sequence MISKKRVILITDGDESAKAAVRLAAEELDCSVVNESGGNPTRLSGEEIIKVILSAKKEPVLVMFDDCGHAEAGPGEIALKRVVESTEIEVLGAVAVASQSFSHEWTKVDVSINRNGDLTEYGVDKDGIDGLEIGRIRGDTVYSLDELSLPIVVGVGDLGKMGGHDVIERGAPITKQAIELILERSGHIE from the coding sequence ATGATTTCCAAAAAGCGGGTTATATTAATCACAGACGGTGATGAATCAGCAAAGGCCGCTGTAAGGTTAGCTGCAGAAGAATTGGATTGCTCTGTCGTTAATGAATCAGGTGGAAATCCAACAAGATTAAGTGGTGAAGAGATTATAAAAGTGATCTTATCAGCGAAAAAAGAACCAGTTTTAGTCATGTTTGATGATTGCGGTCATGCTGAAGCAGGTCCTGGTGAGATTGCGCTAAAAAGAGTTGTAGAATCAACAGAAATTGAAGTGTTAGGAGCTGTGGCAGTAGCTTCCCAATCCTTTTCCCACGAATGGACAAAAGTTGACGTGTCTATTAACCGGAATGGTGATTTGACAGAGTATGGTGTCGATAAAGATGGGATTGATGGTCTAGAAATTGGCCGAATTCGAGGCGATACGGTTTATTCATTAGATGAATTATCTTTACCGATCGTCGTTGGAGTCGGTGATTTAGGAAAAATGGGAGGCCATGATGTGATAGAGAGAGGAGCACCAATTACAAAACAAGCAATAGAGCTGATTTTGGAAAGGAGTGGTCATATTGAGTAA
- a CDS encoding spore germination protein: MSKKDETKIDHPFTNDLRDNERRIKERVGIGKSFDVGVRKVYIQDKEVQFYFVNGLCDIQYIIELLKELMFLDANEPKEGRVRDQIENRLTHVQVEYAKTIDDALTQMLSGLIFILIEGESDAIVIDVRSYPGRGPEEPDTEKVVRGARDGYTENIIENTGLTRRRIRDERLRNEIMRVGRRSKTDISISYIDGLADPDLIEIVRQELENIDIDALTMGDKFVEEFIVKQGANPFPMVRYTERPDVAATHLMEGHVIIFVDASPSVIILPTTFFHHVQHAEEYRQAPMVGTFLRWVRFSGMIFSLFILPLWFLMVIQPELLPENLQFIGPEDDDYNVPIFAQILLAELGIELLRMAAIHTPSPLATALGLVAALLIGEIAIEVGMFGAEVILYVAVGAIGMFATPSYEMGIALKIYRFVLLFAVLFFQAPGFVVATTVLFLLLVIVKSLDVPYMWPFLPFYPKAFWDILIRQAIPSKLRRPSIVQPGDPIKQSNSS; this comes from the coding sequence TTGAGTAAGAAAGATGAAACGAAAATTGATCATCCGTTTACAAACGATTTACGAGATAATGAAAGACGTATTAAAGAGCGTGTAGGGATTGGGAAAAGTTTTGATGTTGGAGTTCGGAAGGTATACATACAAGATAAAGAAGTACAATTTTACTTTGTTAACGGTTTGTGTGATATTCAATATATCATTGAACTGTTAAAAGAACTAATGTTTCTCGATGCTAATGAACCAAAGGAGGGGCGTGTAAGAGATCAAATTGAAAATCGCCTCACACACGTACAAGTTGAATATGCAAAAACGATCGATGATGCATTGACTCAAATGCTGTCTGGTCTAATATTCATCTTAATTGAAGGCGAAAGTGACGCCATTGTTATTGATGTACGTAGTTATCCTGGACGTGGTCCTGAAGAGCCAGATACAGAAAAGGTTGTTCGTGGAGCAAGGGATGGTTATACTGAAAATATTATTGAAAATACCGGTTTAACTAGGCGACGAATTCGTGATGAACGACTACGAAATGAAATTATGCGAGTTGGACGTCGGTCAAAAACAGATATTAGTATAAGTTACATTGATGGACTTGCTGATCCTGACTTAATAGAGATTGTTCGACAAGAGTTGGAGAATATTGATATTGACGCATTAACGATGGGTGATAAATTTGTTGAAGAGTTTATTGTAAAACAAGGTGCCAATCCTTTTCCGATGGTAAGGTATACAGAAAGGCCTGATGTTGCTGCAACTCATTTGATGGAAGGACACGTGATTATTTTTGTCGACGCATCTCCTTCTGTCATCATCTTACCGACAACATTTTTCCATCACGTTCAACATGCTGAAGAATACAGACAAGCTCCAATGGTAGGCACTTTTTTACGTTGGGTTCGTTTTTCGGGAATGATCTTTTCTCTATTTATTTTACCGTTATGGTTTTTAATGGTCATTCAACCAGAATTACTACCTGAGAACTTACAATTTATAGGACCGGAAGATGATGATTATAACGTTCCTATCTTTGCGCAAATACTGTTAGCAGAGCTTGGGATAGAATTATTAAGAATGGCCGCCATTCATACACCATCTCCACTTGCCACAGCATTAGGCTTAGTTGCGGCGTTGTTAATTGGTGAAATTGCGATTGAGGTAGGAATGTTTGGTGCAGAGGTTATTTTGTATGTTGCAGTTGGTGCGATTGGTATGTTTGCAACTCCAAGTTATGAAATGGGAATTGCCTTGAAGATTTACCGATTTGTTTTACTATTTGCGGTGTTATTCTTCCAAGCCCCAGGGTTTGTTGTTGCAACGACCGTCTTATTCTTACTACTTGTAATCGTGAAATCTTTGGACGTTCCGTATATGTGGCCGTTCTTACCTTTTTATCCGAAAGCATTCTGGGATATATTAATTCGTCAAGCGATTCCTTCTAAACTAAGAAGGCCGAGTATTGTTCAGCCAGGTGACCCAATAAAACAAAGCAATTCTTCGTAA
- the lysA gene encoding diaminopimelate decarboxylase — protein sequence MNLYGTSRVNEQGHLMIGDVDTTKLVQKYGTPLYVYDVKDICDRANQFKGAFERNGMSYQVAYASKAFSCVAMFQLVDELGLSLDVVSGGELYTALEANFPAERIHFHGNNKSLPEIEMAVRENVGCFVVDNFTELSLLMGVTQSMKRKMDVLIRITPGVEAHTHEYISTGQEDSKFGFDIQSGQAAKAIEMIQSDEFLTLKGVHSHIGSQIFETDGFVSAVHEIYESLRKWHDEFSFTPEVLNLGGGFGIRYTKEDEPLPLGDYVEAMVQSVKNESLKSGFPIPEIWIEPGRALVGEAGTTLYSIGARKTIPGIRTYLSVDGGMTDNIRPALYQAKYEAVVANKMDEKNEETVSVAGKCCESGDMLIWDINLPKVNQGDMLAVLSTGAYGYSMASNYNRIQKPAVVFVENGEEQCVIERETYADLIKNERGYSLKEKKDPIVNNS from the coding sequence ATGAATTTATATGGTACAAGTAGAGTAAACGAACAAGGTCACTTAATGATCGGTGATGTAGATACAACAAAATTAGTGCAAAAATATGGTACACCTTTATATGTATATGATGTGAAGGATATTTGTGATCGTGCGAATCAATTTAAGGGTGCTTTTGAAAGAAACGGAATGTCTTACCAAGTTGCCTATGCAAGTAAGGCATTTAGCTGCGTAGCAATGTTTCAACTTGTTGATGAACTTGGATTAAGTTTAGACGTTGTTTCAGGTGGAGAGTTATATACAGCGTTAGAAGCAAACTTCCCAGCAGAGCGAATTCACTTCCATGGTAATAACAAGTCATTACCGGAGATTGAAATGGCCGTACGAGAAAATGTTGGTTGTTTTGTCGTAGATAATTTTACCGAGTTATCATTATTAATGGGTGTCACACAATCAATGAAACGCAAAATGGATGTTCTTATTCGAATTACTCCAGGTGTTGAAGCACACACACATGAATATATTTCTACTGGACAAGAAGATTCAAAATTTGGGTTTGATATTCAAAGTGGTCAAGCAGCAAAAGCAATTGAGATGATTCAATCAGATGAATTCTTAACATTAAAAGGGGTACATTCTCATATTGGCTCACAAATTTTTGAAACAGATGGCTTTGTTTCTGCTGTTCACGAGATATATGAGAGTTTACGGAAGTGGCATGACGAATTTTCCTTCACTCCAGAAGTACTAAACTTAGGAGGAGGTTTTGGGATTCGTTATACTAAAGAGGATGAGCCTCTTCCATTAGGTGATTATGTAGAAGCGATGGTTCAAAGTGTGAAGAACGAAAGTCTCAAATCTGGATTTCCGATACCTGAAATTTGGATTGAGCCTGGCAGAGCTTTAGTTGGTGAAGCAGGAACAACACTTTACTCTATCGGCGCAAGAAAAACAATTCCAGGAATTCGTACGTACTTATCTGTTGATGGTGGAATGACAGATAATATTAGACCAGCCTTATACCAAGCAAAGTATGAAGCTGTTGTAGCGAATAAAATGGATGAAAAGAATGAAGAGACCGTGTCAGTTGCAGGTAAGTGCTGTGAAAGTGGAGACATGCTTATTTGGGATATTAACTTGCCAAAGGTAAACCAAGGTGACATGTTAGCTGTATTATCTACAGGAGCTTACGGATATTCAATGGCCAGTAATTACAATCGTATTCAAAAGCCTGCAGTTGTTTTCGTAGAAAACGGAGAAGAGCAATGTGTCATTGAACGTGAAACATACGCCGATCTTATAAAAAATGAACGTGGGTATAGTTTGAAGGAAA